TACCACATCAAAAAAACATTCAGTTGCATTACAACACATGTAATTTATTCCATTGGTTGCAAACGCCATCCCACCTGTTTGTATATCGGGGAGACAGAAGGTATGCTGGCCGACTGATTTACAGAGCACAGACGCGATATCCTTCTGCATGACATCTTACGACCAGTCCCGGAGCATATCACTACCAGTGATCACACTTTGGATGGTATTGAAGTAATAGCACTCACGACAGAAAGAACCGCAAACTGATGGAACAAAGAATAATTTTCCAAGTTGAGACACTTATTAAACCCAATGGCATGAATCTGCAATTCAATGTATTCAACATAAATAAATCTGACAATTAATTTCATTCTTCATGCCTCTCAGTAGTCTAGGAGTTGAACCCGCGTACCTGTATCCATTTTTGCGTATTTTATATTCTGCGCACCTTTGCCATGTGAGCTTCACACGCTTGcacttcacttgcacaattttcgCACGCAACAATCTTTTCTTGGATTGTTTTCAGGTATGCGGATCGCAGCTCACACTTGCAAAAGGCCTAGGGCCAAAATATCGTGTGGAATTATGTAAATAGTTTGTTCCAGAACTCTTGTTTATTGGATCCACTAAGAGATAAATAGAATTTAAATTTAGATATTTTATTATAACAATTGGGAGTAAGTAAATTTGGGGTAAaactttttaagttttaaaacattGGATAGTATACATCATTTATTTGCATTTTCTGTATTTAGATATAGCTGTCATTTTCAGAGtgcaataatataaataaatcttTACATTCAAAATAAAGATGGATTAGTTCAATTTCACCAAACTTTTATTGACTTCTGACAAATTTGTTTTGAGGAGGTAGTTGTTATAGCTACCTCAGGGAAATTGTCAAATGTGGCGATGTTTTGACAATTTGAAATTTGGTGAAAATGAGCTAATCCATCTTTATTTTGAATGCACATTGCTCCTTTATTAAATTTGAGCACTCTCTGCAGATAATTTGGTTTGATAACCTTGTAAATAAATCTGTAGATATATGAGCTATTGATAGTATTTTGTAGTCTATCTGACAACACTTTCACTGGAATAAGCAAATCGATAACTCAGAACAGAGTGGACTGTGAGTATTTAGTTGGAAGATAAAGATTGTAGCTCACAAAGTGTCTCAATGGCAGTAAATTTGGCACTTTAAATGAAATGCTTTGTACTTGTGTCTTGCACATTGTTTGATCATGAGGTCTTCATagaacttccattcaataactaGCAATCTATTGGGTGAGCCTGTTTACAATTGCTAATGATGTAAATGGCAAGTAAAATCACAGGAATCCCAGCGAATGAGACAGCACATCAATCGCGGAGATTATTTCTGATTTCTGTTCTGAATTACCTAAAATGCTTATTACTGTAACACCACCAGTCGCTATTGTTTGAAGTTAAATAATGTTGTGACAGTAACTAGCTATGAAGATCTAAATAAACTATGGAGAAAAGGCGCCGATCTTGTTGACACCAGCAACAGAAAGAGAAGAATAACAGATGATGACTATGACAGAATTGAGTGGCAAAAACTGATAAACTCGAATGACTGGACAAACTCATATAATACTGTATGAGTTCACTTATTGCACTTGtgtcattcaaaatcatacaGTGAAGTGATATTGAacctattaaaatgttttactataACATGTACAATACTATGTTGAATCTAAAATGGCGATATTTGAAGGTAGTTTCATGTCTACATAATTTGAGACTAGCTTGTTAAGAttgtattgatatattgattCACTAAAATCAAAGTAGATTTCCAATTCATTTCAATATTGGCGATGTTCGATCTGCAATACACATGATTAAGGTGGTGACAATGGATTAAACCAAAAGTGTAAAAAGCTGGTATAAACTAAAACACGATCATGATTGTTTGAATGAAATCGAAAACTTCGTTTAACAaagtttattttctttcatgACAAGTTATTATAAGAATTCTAGCTATTGTATTAATTTATAATAGTGTGTATTGCTGTTTGATGACAatgaaatcatttttaaaagaaaagtatCTGTAGGCcttcaatatttaaataatttattcTCGTAAAAAAAGGGCATGCGCCTACATTATATACGTTATTGTAGACTCATTTGAGTTGCTCGTGCAAAGAACTTCACGACATAAAAGGTTCTTTCACTgataacattttatatataactgttgttgttgtttttattatttatatttgttttataagatTGTATGTGTGTAGACGTAAATGGCAGGTAAAGAAAAATGTATCGTTTGTAAAAAGAACATGCAAAAGAAACATCAAATTTTctcatgtaaaatatgtaaaaactatGTGCATAAGAAATGTATGAACCTCAGTCGAAAGGAAATTTCGTTACTTAAAATAGATGAATATGTATGtaataaatgttccaaaatcaATGATGTGAATATAGATAATGATGAGGATTCTGATGGCGATAATGACCTTATGAATGAATCTGGAGAAACAATCCACGTATcggatattaatattgacaaatatgataaaatgatgtttaatccaattagatttcaaaataataacaaaaatgacgaatttattgaaatgaacaaaataccAGAATGCACCGGAAGAATTCagccaaaaatatattgataccaATAGTGAACTCTCCATACTGAATGTTAACATTAGAAGTAtcaagaaaaattttgaaaaattgaaagaaaacattaagaccttaaatcacaaatttaacatcatTGGCCTATCTGAAACCCACTTAAAAGAATCGCCATCCGAATACTTCAACTTAAATGGTTATAATATGGAATATACAAACAGAACAGAAAGAGAAAAAGGGggtgtttgtttatatatttccacttcaatcaaatataaactgagatctgatctttgtatttcaaactctaattttgaatcttgttttgtAGAAATAGAAAGAGAAAATACACGAAATATGTTAGTAGGTGCCATTTATAATTTTGCACATACGAAAATTGAGCATTTCATCACAGCTATTGGTCCTctttttgatcaaataactaaagaaaataaggaatgctatctaatgggggattttaatatagacttgttaaaggatgactgtcacaaacaaactcatgagtatcttaatcttgtttattcatattcgttcatgccaacaatttacaaaccaactagaataactgaacatagtgcaaccattattgataatatacttacaaataatcacaacgatgtaaactcagaaataatagttactgatgtcagtgatcatctattaactatagtactcaaaaatcgggcagtaagaaaaacatcgcctgatgaaagaaattatttttataagaggaatcataatacttgtaatataaataatttgaagcaaaaactttccaatgtgaattggcatgctgaactggataatgaagatgtaaatgatagttacaataagtttatacatattttcaataatgtatataatgaatgtgtgcctttgacaaaatacaagagtaataataaaaaagaaccaaaatttccttggataagtagaggtcttctcaaaagtataaaaactaagaataagatgtataagaggtatatacaaaagccatgtgatgagacgcttgagtcattcaaaacatatagaaataagttaaacacgttaatacgaaaatcaaaaagagagtattataaaaagaaatttgaatctgttaaacacaatctacaaaaaacatggaaaacaataaatagtattattggacgtaacaacaaaagaaatatgcaagctaaattcaaaaatgatAAAGGCGTAAACGGTGTCAGATCcccagaaaatttcaaatgaatttaataaatattttgttaacatcggacctaaattagcttccaagattacaacaaatggcaagaagtactatgattatttaaagagcccattaagcagtagcatgtacatgaaaccaattgttaatgaagacgttataaaaataatacatacatttaatcaaaacaagagtgctggtcacgatactattggtaattacgtggtaaaaaggattgcaaaggaaatatcgattccATTAACTATTATATTCAACCTGTCTATTACTGCTGGTGTAGTACCAAATGAGTTAAAGATCgcaaaggtaattcccatttataagaaagaaaatccagaagttttctcaaactatcgtccagtttctgttctgccatgcttttcaaaaatacttgaaaggcttgtgttcaacagatgcatacattacattgataaatatgaaattctaaatgataagcaatttggctttagatctaaacattctacctatatggctatcttggaatttattgacaaaattagtaatgctgtcgaaaacaatgagacaactgttgggattttcttagatttgtcaaaagcctttgacactatcgaccatagtattttattacataaactggaacattatggtttcagaggaaacgttttaaaatggtttaaagattacttacataatagaaaacagtatgtgtattacaaatcttgtaaatctgaatataaagatataatatgtggagtacctcaaggctccatcctaggcccattattgttcattttgtatgttaatgatatcataaatacttccaccattctaaaatttgtcttgtttgccgatgatactactataacttattcacataaggacattgtgtccaaatacgatcttatcaacaatgaattaaaagaagtaaataattggtttaaggccaataagctatcagtgaatgcaagcaagactaattatatggtgcttggtacaaatcacaaaacatcacgcgtattgtacaatgttactaaaaatattatattagataatgtaatcctggaaaggttgaataagaccaaatttcttggagtgacaattgatgagaatttaacatggaaatttcatattaccaacatctcaaagaatatatctagaggtgttggtgtaataaaccaactgaaacattttgtcccgagcgaataatgtattcactatattgtactttaatacttccttacataaactatggtatcttagcatggggaaatacttgtcaaaaatatttggaaaagattttcaaacttcaaaaaaaaagcccttagaatgatatcgaatagtcactttttaagtcactcagcccctattttcaagaattacaatttgcttaatgtttatgatagttatgatctcgaactaagcacttttatgtacaagtataataccaatcagttaccaaaaggccttcaatagttattttgttgagcagaggaatcacctcaggtatcacacaagaaacgctgaagattacaagatctgtcttacaaaaacagagtttgctaacaaaacaataagaaccgccgggccaagaaaatggcattcgattgacagatgcgccaaaacggctacatcagtaaaactctttagatcccaaattaaaacaaaccttatagaaatgtacacttaatacctcttagtttggatttacttatttttattttctccttttaaaacaaaaaatcgattaaaattaactgatctcttagcatttatactatattcacaaaatgtcagctttcttgtgcgatatcacgtgagcaaatgttatgaaatcctaatttgtcttgcacttatattctgcatgttctttattcatcattttttttcctgcttagttcgttctacatgaatgtcaCTGTCACTAACCAGGCCAATGGTTATTATTACCCATTACAGTATCAAAATCACAAAGGAGAACCGGGACACattataccgccacatacaatcgtgCTGTcaactatggggagaaaattgggggtattcaggtCCTTGCCTGCGGTGCACggagacgaacaaaaacaattctgcttCTCTGCTTtagcgtgcaggtcgcatcaagtgcatctctcaaatacaaccatcatccatgtcgctctTGTATGACAACGATTGCCTCGAGCACATTCCGAGGAaaaccaaatacccccaatttttgatccaagcctgtatcaagatggcggtggAGTCCtgtttctccttctctaattctgtagGCAAAACTAAGGCTCTTGCTAATTGACCCTTATTACtaagatattttttgttttgatgtttgttataataataaattttcatattaaatggaCTTTTTGTATATAAAAGCTTGCTACAATCTAGCCAGATGTAAATTCATTAAGTTAGCCTTTCATACTCAATGTAAACAGTGATGAAAGCATGATGCATTTAATGATATGTGTATGATTTGTATGATTATTGCCACGGTACAAATTCAaatcactttgtggaaatggttTATTTCACATTGCAACATtacttataattaaagacagagataaaaagaatttatcgcgtctgacgtcatctgtcaatcaaattcgagcatggtttgtttacatgtgtcgtgatgatgacttggtgaacgcggcggtataaccgggcgccttattgttaattttgcaccttcaaacatgcaaaccatctcaaaagttaggtctttatagtaggaaactttctttggcgaaggcaccatgtcaacaatgcctagaaaagctggttttagccttgtaaaagtacgtatttttcgccatttgctgctattccttttctccgatcagcaccagatagatctgTCTTCCTTCtatgcgctattaacctgtgtaaaccaatcaaggatcgtaattgactgtgacatcagacgcgataaattctttttatctctgtctttaattataagggCTGTGCattaattatgagccctgtgtGGAGGATAAGATTAATTGGCGAAATAATTGCCCAGAGCCAGAAGGgtgtcaagcaattttggcaagcggagggggggagggcaagcaatttttgccacatatgcatggggcaccttttaattaaaaaaaatataaaaaggaaaacagtatggaacgCTTAAATATGTAAATTTACCTGGCCAAGGCGGGATGGGGGGGCAGCAAGCATTTTTGTCACGCCATTTGGACATTTTTCCCCGCCAGAGGGCTCATAATTATCGCACAGCCCTTTGCTTTTTAATGCTAATGTTGTTAAATTTGGCTCTGAAACACTATATCAGTTAATTCAATAAGTTGTTACTTTTTTCATTGCAAGCTGGTAAATTAAACTTTGCATGatagaaatttattttaaaagacttTCAGTTGTGATTTTCACATGTTGCATATACAGCTTCTGTAAGTAAATTATAGAAGAACTTGTAAGAATGCTGAACCTGCACCATATCTGAATTTAGGCCTTGcctattaaattaattaatcctATTACCTCCTTTTCATATATCATGTCCTTTCTTTTCTATCATGAATCGAAAAAATAAGATGCTTTCAATCATTTATGGGCCAATTTTTGGTTACCTGCAGAACAATTTATAGCATTTAATGGTATATTTTGATAACCTATTATTGAATATTTTCCTCTTGTCCCAATCAGTTGTGGGGAGACAGGCCTTTGCTATGGCAGCACCTCGCCTTTGGAACATATCTCCATACTGCATCCAAATTTCCAAATCACTGGTTTCTTTCAAGTGAAAACTCAAGAGTAATCTCATTTCAATTGCATATAATCAAATGTAATACCAtggtttcattcattcattcattcattcattcattcattcattcattcattcatttatttttcactcatcaaatagcaaaaaacataggatacatacaaaatcataatacaagtgagagtgaaggaatcacaggaaaggccaagaattttgttatttattttgctttttgcTAGCTCTGCATGCACCATGAATGTATTTTCTGCTGAATTATaaatgtttgttgttgttgtgtcaaAACAATTGTcaattggtaatttttttttttgcaggataaaattggtaaaatttgaagaaaatggcagtgTTGATAATTAGAAATCTTCCTTTAATTACATGTATGGATAAACTCTCCAAACATTgaccaaattttacattttacccTTCTTGTTAGGTATTATCATGtgcagggtatgttagcacagaatttttaaattattattattgtgttcAGATTTCTGATAGATCCTTTAAATAATTCTCTGATTCTTATTGATCATAATCAGGTATTGCTTAGTCTCATAATGGCTGAATAATAGAGGCTGGATGTTATAatgatttttgaaatattgaattgCAAAATGATGACAAAAGCATTGAATCATTTTCAGTCAAggtttttcaacatttcattcaATCCAATCAGTAAATGCCAGTTAGACAAACTTTAAAGTCCAAGGGATAAATTTTAAGCCTTTTCTGGCAACATTACAATTTTATATCAGTGTGAATAATCCATTGTGTAATTGGATCAGTAACCTTTTTTAGAATTACAGACCCAATTTACAAGTTTCAAACTTAGATAACCTGTAGCTTTTCAATATGTATGTTCTGGAACAGATTTTATGCCAtcagaaaaatattaaattgtcatGTAGATCAGCAGAAGAAGATATGGGGAAGTCTTTATTCAATCTTAATTATGTAGAATCACCAATGCTGAACAGCACAAATGACACATGGGAGGCTATCTACCACAGTTACTTCATAGTAACTACAAAGTTTCATAGCAGTAAACTCACTCTGTTACCAGGAATTCCATCATTTATAATGAAAGTATTGATAAAACTAATTTCATTTCCAGCTATGTCATATCAATCTAATTGTGAATTGTTCTTTTATTTGACAGAATTTAAGCCATGAATTATGAATGAAGCCAACTCCAGCTCACGGAAAGATATCAATTATGGATCCACACAAATGTCTGCTCATTATCATCACACTAACTTTGTTGATTTTATGTAAACACTTGACTATTGGTCTAGATCTTGCAGCATATGAAAAGGCATCCTTCAGTATTAGTCCATCCTCAGAATTCACTCATTTTGTAACTCACAAGGAGACTGGTATTGTATACATAGGAGCCAGTGATGCTCTGTATCAGCTGGGAGAAGATTTTGTGAGGCAAGAAAGAGCTGACACGGCAGCACAATGTGAAGATGGTGTTCAAATTTGTCCCAATTATAATAAGATTCTCCTGATTGACTATGCACATGATAGACTCATTACTTGTGGAAGTGAGAAACAAGGGACTTGCCAAACTCGTGATTTGTCAAATGTGAACACTGTTTTATATGAAAGTAATCGCCCAGTTGTTGCATCAGGAAAGTTATCAACTGAAGCTATCATAGCTCCTGGACCTACAAATGGTGGTGTAGATGCACTGTATGTGAGTGCAACATTTGAAAAAGCCAGGAGAAATGATGTGTCAGCATTGAGTAGGAGGGAACTGAATGTAACAAGTGAGTTATTATTTGCCATTGAAAGAGATGGCAATCTCTGGGTAAACAGTTATGGTGGATTTGTTGACCTTGCTTTTAACTATGCAGAAGTGtttaatttgaaagaatttacttACTTTGCAACATCACAAATACTGGATATTCGTGCAGAAGAAAGAGATTCCCATGTTTCCAAAGTTAACCGTATATGTCATAATACCATATCACTTGAAAACTCCTATGCAGATATACTTATTGAGTGTAGTTCTGGAGGGAACTACTACAACTTAATTCAAGCTGCCTATGTTGGTCCAGCAGGCCCATCTTTAGCAACATCACTAGGTCTCAATGCAGGAGATGATGTCTTCTATGGAGTGTTTGCTGAGAATGAAGGTGTACCTTTGTCATCAAGTATTCCAAGCAGCAAGTCAGCTTTGTGTGTATTCAAACTGCAGTATATTGAAGAAGCTTTTCTTGATGCAGTTTTTGGATGTCTGACCCTAGGGGATGCATTTAGAGCTGGATATTTCCAAGGCTCTCAATGTGTTGAATTTGTaagtatgttttttttaattgtaccAGATAATGatgttatttacttatttatttaaatgATTGAGTCAAGATGTaccccaaaatatcaagagctttgTGGCAAGCTAATTATTTGCTccatttaaattggacaattgGACAATAGAGTTGGACAATAACAATCTGTTTTGatatcattgtgtgaaatcggtaGGTAATTGTTTTGAGGGGAGTGAAAAACAGTCATGCCTAAAGAAACTGACAATTTCATACAATGACTTAAAACAGATGGtgcaaacaatttattgtcattcatAACTGCCATTTTTTTAAATCGCTATTGAAAATGAACCTTCCATTCACTGTTTGAACTCCTCTTGTAAATTTTCAATCAGTCCTACGTTCAATGGACAATGCACAAATACAGGGCTACAAAAGGTCATTATGTGCTTGTTTGTGCATTGAGAAATATGCGTATGCAGGTTATAGATGTGTATTACAGGAACAATTGTACATAATTTGAGGTCATTGTTGTCTGAAAATGATTCAGGACAAAACTATTTCATGtttggcattgcattttgtcataatttcAAAATTAGACAGAGTTAATGTTTagcaggaaaataaacaaatggGTCTGAAAAATTCATGATAAAGACCTatgcaaaatgctcaagccaggctagcTTAGCATATAAGCAAAATAGCAAGAAATATTGTTGTTTATCAAATTTCATATTTGACCTTTACAAATGTTATATATTTCAACAACTGAGCCAAACTAAGCTTATTTTTTTAGCTGTGATGAGGCTAATATAGTACTATTTATTTACCATACTAAAGATTTGAATTATGCTAATTGATTTCCTTTGTTTTTCAGTCTATAACTCGTGAGCAAGCAATAGGACAGCAGTGTACAGATCAAACAAATTGGCAGATTGCATCAGGTATTACACCTCTAATGTCAACTCCTGTAATTGAATGGAATGATACTTTACCATCTTCTGTCATAACCACCACACATAGGGACCATACTGTGGCTTTTGTAGGGACAACAACGGGTGATTTAGTCAAGGTAAAAAGAAATACCTGAAAATGTTTCATGAGTGTAGATCTTGTTTGCTTCATTTCTTATTCTGTGAAGTGTTGAATGTACAATGTTTATGATCAAAT
The Amphiura filiformis chromosome 3, Afil_fr2py, whole genome shotgun sequence DNA segment above includes these coding regions:
- the LOC140148069 gene encoding plexin-B-like, translated to MKPTPAHGKISIMDPHKCLLIIITLTLLILCKHLTIGLDLAAYEKASFSISPSSEFTHFVTHKETGIVYIGASDALYQLGEDFVRQERADTAAQCEDGVQICPNYNKILLIDYAHDRLITCGSEKQGTCQTRDLSNVNTVLYESNRPVVASGKLSTEAIIAPGPTNGGVDALYVSATFEKARRNDVSALSRRELNVTSELLFAIERDGNLWVNSYGGFVDLAFNYAEVFNLKEFTYFATSQILDIRAEERDSHVSKVNRICHNTISLENSYADILIECSSGGNYYNLIQAAYVGPAGPSLATSLGLNAGDDVFYGVFAENEGVPLSSSIPSSKSALCVFKLQYIEEAFLDAVFGCLTLGDAFRAGYFQGSQCVEFSITREQAIGQQCTDQTNWQIASGITPLMSTPVIEWNDTLPSSVITTTHRDHTVAFVGTTTGDLVKVHIESNSSGREYERISLGSPVLKDAEMDTNKEMVTILTQQQVRYYWLEKQASSY